One region of Halomicrobium sp. LC1Hm genomic DNA includes:
- a CDS encoding metallophosphoesterase: MELTYDDRAVVVGETLVLADLHVGKGSSNLELPVGDSTDTLDRLDGLLARHEPETVVIAGDLLHSFTTVPRTVSDTLAEIQQRCRAHDARPIVTPGNHDTMLDSVWDGATTPEYAVGDTVICHGHEAPETAGERYIVGHDHPTIEIEGQRRPCYLVAEDAYEHADVVMVPAFNRLLAGVRVNEMRADEFMSPLIRSIDQFRPLVWDEAGDERLDFPPLGEFRQLL; the protein is encoded by the coding sequence ATGGAACTCACCTACGACGACCGGGCCGTCGTCGTCGGGGAGACGCTGGTACTGGCCGACCTCCACGTCGGCAAGGGGTCCTCGAACCTGGAACTGCCGGTCGGGGACAGCACCGACACGCTGGATCGACTCGACGGGCTGCTGGCGCGCCACGAGCCCGAGACGGTCGTGATCGCTGGCGACCTGTTGCACTCGTTTACCACGGTCCCGCGGACGGTCTCGGACACCCTGGCGGAGATCCAACAGCGCTGTCGCGCACACGACGCGCGCCCGATCGTCACGCCCGGGAACCACGACACCATGCTCGACTCGGTGTGGGACGGGGCGACCACGCCCGAGTACGCGGTCGGCGACACCGTGATCTGTCACGGCCACGAGGCCCCCGAGACCGCCGGTGAGCGGTACATCGTCGGCCACGACCACCCGACGATCGAGATCGAGGGCCAGCGACGCCCGTGCTATCTCGTCGCCGAGGACGCCTACGAGCACGCGGACGTGGTGATGGTGCCGGCGTTCAACCGCCTGCTGGCCGGCGTGCGGGTCAACGAGATGCGCGCCGACGAGTTCATGTCGCCGCTGATCCGGTCGATCGACCAGTTCCGTCCGCTCGTCTGGGACGAGGCCGGCGACGAACGCCTCGATTTCCCCCCGCTCGGAGAGTTCCGGCAGCTGCTGTAG
- a CDS encoding diphthine--ammonia ligase, which yields MTDAWVSLFSGGKDSAWALYRALEGGRDVQRLVTVHPSDDSYMYHIPATSLATLAAESIGIELVDVEPDDLAAESAVDSGQQGDAELEPLEAALETLDAELPGGVAGVTAGAVESEYQTSRIRAMCDRLDAELFAPLWQEDPRALADAMLAAGFEIQIIQVAAYGLDESWLGRTLDEAALDELAALNEEYGVHILGEGGEFETLVTDGPHMDRPIRLSYETEWEGDRGAIRIEDAWLGDGE from the coding sequence ATGACCGACGCGTGGGTGAGTCTGTTCTCGGGTGGCAAAGACTCCGCGTGGGCGCTGTACCGCGCCCTGGAGGGCGGCCGCGACGTGCAGCGACTCGTCACCGTCCACCCGTCCGACGACTCGTACATGTACCACATCCCGGCGACCTCGCTGGCGACGCTGGCCGCCGAGAGCATCGGGATCGAACTCGTCGACGTCGAGCCCGACGACCTCGCGGCCGAGAGCGCCGTCGACTCGGGCCAGCAAGGCGACGCCGAACTGGAGCCACTGGAGGCGGCACTGGAGACGCTCGACGCGGAGCTTCCGGGCGGCGTGGCCGGCGTCACCGCTGGGGCCGTCGAGAGCGAGTATCAGACGAGCCGGATCCGGGCGATGTGTGATCGCCTCGACGCCGAGCTGTTCGCCCCGCTCTGGCAGGAGGACCCGCGAGCACTCGCCGACGCCATGCTCGCGGCCGGGTTCGAGATTCAGATTATCCAGGTGGCCGCCTACGGACTGGACGAGTCCTGGCTCGGCCGGACGCTCGACGAGGCCGCGCTCGACGAACTGGCGGCGCTCAACGAGGAGTACGGGGTACACATCCTCGGCGAGGGCGGGGAGTTCGAGACGCTCGTCACCGACGGCCCTCACATGGATCGTCCGATCAGGCTCTCGTACGAGACGGAGTGGGAGGGCGACAGGGGCGCAATCCGTATCGAGGACGCGTGGCTGGGCGACGGCGAGTGA
- a CDS encoding universal stress protein translates to MYDRILLPIDGSDGAKRTIDHVADIAAAQDASVTALFVADTTLDSVTRIQGDVVDSLVETGEEIVGEAGTVLASSGVDYETDVVSGGPARTIVDYADRYGFDLIAMPTHGRTGISRRLLGSVTETVIRLSQIPVLTIRLADETRTTFPYERLLLPTDGSPAATAAVEHGLDLAAALDGTPHALSVAESGSVLGLGGDESDPQSAAEAAVENVEPMASERDIGTLVTAVEHGSPHEAITAYVDANDIDAIVMGTTGTRGIGEILLGTVAELIVRTAPVPVITVTAEE, encoded by the coding sequence ATGTACGACCGGATCCTGTTGCCGATCGACGGCAGCGACGGGGCGAAGCGGACGATCGATCACGTCGCCGACATCGCGGCCGCCCAGGACGCGTCGGTGACCGCGCTGTTCGTCGCGGACACGACGCTGGACTCGGTGACCCGCATTCAGGGCGACGTCGTCGACTCGCTGGTCGAGACCGGCGAAGAGATCGTCGGCGAAGCGGGCACCGTCCTGGCGAGCAGCGGCGTCGACTACGAGACGGACGTCGTCTCCGGCGGCCCCGCGCGGACCATCGTCGACTACGCCGACCGGTACGGCTTCGATCTGATCGCGATGCCGACACACGGGCGGACGGGGATCTCACGGCGACTCCTCGGCAGCGTCACCGAGACGGTGATCCGGCTGTCCCAGATCCCGGTGTTGACGATCCGTCTGGCAGACGAGACCAGAACGACGTTCCCCTACGAACGGCTCTTGCTGCCGACCGACGGGAGCCCGGCGGCGACCGCGGCCGTCGAACACGGGCTCGACCTGGCGGCCGCGCTCGACGGGACGCCACACGCGCTCTCGGTCGCCGAGTCGGGCTCGGTCCTCGGACTGGGTGGCGACGAGAGTGACCCCCAGTCTGCCGCCGAGGCCGCCGTCGAGAACGTCGAGCCGATGGCGAGCGAGCGCGACATCGGCACGCTCGTGACGGCCGTCGAACACGGGTCGCCACACGAGGCGATCACGGCGTACGTCGACGCGAACGACATCGACGCGATCGTGATGGGAACGACGGGCACGCGGGGGATCGGCGAGATCCTGCTGGGCACCGTTGCGGAGCTGATCGTCCGGACGGCACCGGTGCCGGTGATCACTGTCACGGCCGAGGAGTGA
- a CDS encoding DUF373 family protein, with protein sequence MTTLVVCIDRGGTFPPDTSLPVAGYDAVEGLVTEIGLTDPEDSRVNTMLEGLRVSNDLEADGDDAIVTVVGDRGDGVSADRSVARQVDELVEVHDPDSAVVVVDSAEDERLVPIIESRLRVDAVDRVVVRQARDIESTYYLLKQFLADEELRKTVLVPLGIALIALPLLLLVTSPTFAVGAIAAAVGAFLIYKGLGIDEYLSRLPGEIQEALYSGRVSLVTYVVAAGLALVGVFVGALGVRSTGDQSAFIHAMRFAFDGVPWFTAAALAAATGRLIDELMQRDSIRSAYVNLPFGTIAVGLVVRGFSEYFLERAGAIGQFQIGPATIGPVLIEAVTLERGPRLAVFILGGILVSLIGVRFAAYFSQSSVQDEFVE encoded by the coding sequence GTGACGACGCTGGTGGTCTGTATCGATCGCGGGGGGACGTTTCCGCCAGACACATCGCTCCCGGTCGCGGGCTACGACGCCGTCGAGGGGCTCGTGACCGAGATCGGGCTCACGGACCCGGAAGACAGCCGCGTGAACACGATGCTGGAAGGGCTGCGGGTGAGCAACGACCTGGAAGCCGACGGCGACGACGCGATCGTCACGGTCGTCGGCGACCGGGGCGACGGCGTCAGCGCCGACCGGAGCGTCGCCAGACAGGTCGACGAGCTGGTCGAGGTCCACGATCCCGACTCCGCGGTCGTCGTCGTCGACAGCGCGGAGGACGAGCGGCTGGTCCCGATCATCGAGAGTCGCCTGCGCGTCGACGCGGTCGACCGCGTGGTCGTCCGGCAGGCCCGGGACATCGAATCGACGTACTACCTGCTCAAGCAGTTCCTCGCCGACGAGGAGCTGCGCAAGACCGTCCTCGTCCCGCTGGGGATCGCACTGATCGCGCTCCCCTTGCTCTTGCTGGTCACGTCGCCCACCTTTGCCGTCGGGGCCATCGCGGCCGCCGTCGGCGCGTTCCTCATCTACAAGGGGCTGGGGATCGACGAGTACCTCTCGCGGCTCCCCGGCGAGATCCAGGAGGCCCTGTACTCCGGGCGCGTGTCGCTGGTCACCTACGTGGTCGCGGCCGGCCTGGCGCTGGTCGGCGTCTTCGTGGGTGCGCTGGGCGTGCGGTCGACCGGCGACCAGAGCGCGTTCATCCACGCCATGCGCTTCGCGTTCGACGGCGTGCCGTGGTTCACGGCGGCGGCGCTCGCGGCCGCCACCGGCCGGCTCATCGACGAACTCATGCAGCGCGACTCGATCCGCTCGGCGTACGTCAACCTCCCGTTCGGGACGATCGCCGTCGGACTGGTCGTCCGGGGTTTCTCCGAGTACTTCCTCGAACGGGCCGGGGCCATCGGCCAGTTCCAGATCGGACCGGCGACGATCGGCCCGGTGCTGATCGAGGCCGTCACGCTGGAGCGAGGGCCGCGGCTCGCGGTGTTCATCCTCGGCGGGATCCTCGTGAGCCTGATCGGCGTCCGCTTTGCCGCGTACTTCAGCCAGTCGAGCGTCCAGGACGAGTTCGTCGAGTAG
- the sppA gene encoding signal peptide peptidase SppA, with product MSTTRTVGRLLLVAAVTIAVGLVGWLAFYVLPGSLADLLGVVFVVLAIVAGVKLGGSIAGSLLPGYNVAEVAVEGPISRDGGGSITSPPVGARAEDIVEQIERADDDSAVDALLVKLNTPGGEIVPSEDIRLAAERFDGPTVGYATDVCASGGYDIAAGCDELWAREGSIVGSIGVIGSRVNAKELADRVGLSYEQFTAGAFKDAGTPLKDFEQEEREYLQSIVDDYYEQFVDTVAEGRELDAAEIRETEARIFLGSEAHELGLVDEIGTRRDVEAKLEAQLGEPVTVEAFEPSRGLAGRLQTGAQTAAFALGAGVASAFDGDLDGLSFRR from the coding sequence ATGTCGACGACACGTACGGTCGGGCGGCTGTTGCTCGTCGCCGCTGTCACGATCGCGGTCGGCCTCGTCGGCTGGCTCGCGTTCTACGTCCTGCCGGGGAGCCTCGCCGACCTCCTCGGTGTGGTGTTCGTCGTCCTCGCGATCGTGGCCGGCGTCAAGCTCGGGGGCTCGATCGCCGGCTCGCTCCTGCCCGGCTACAACGTCGCGGAGGTGGCCGTCGAAGGGCCGATCAGTCGCGACGGCGGCGGCTCGATCACCAGCCCTCCGGTCGGTGCGCGGGCCGAGGACATCGTCGAGCAGATCGAGCGCGCCGACGACGACAGCGCGGTCGACGCGCTGCTCGTCAAGCTGAACACGCCCGGCGGCGAGATCGTCCCCAGCGAGGACATCCGGCTGGCCGCCGAGCGCTTCGACGGCCCCACCGTCGGCTACGCGACGGACGTGTGTGCCTCCGGCGGGTACGACATCGCCGCCGGCTGTGACGAACTCTGGGCGCGCGAGGGGAGCATCGTCGGCTCCATCGGCGTCATCGGCTCGCGGGTCAACGCCAAAGAGCTGGCCGACCGGGTCGGACTCTCCTACGAACAGTTCACCGCGGGCGCGTTCAAAGACGCCGGGACCCCGCTCAAGGACTTCGAGCAGGAGGAACGCGAGTACCTCCAGTCGATCGTCGACGACTACTACGAGCAGTTCGTCGACACCGTCGCCGAGGGGCGGGAGCTGGACGCCGCCGAGATCCGAGAGACCGAGGCTCGGATCTTCCTCGGCAGCGAGGCCCACGAGCTGGGGCTGGTCGACGAGATCGGGACGCGACGGGACGTCGAGGCGAAACTGGAGGCGCAACTGGGCGAGCCGGTCACCGTCGAGGCGTTCGAGCCGTCTCGCGGGCTGGCCGGCAGGCTCCAGACCGGTGCCCAGACGGCCGCCTTCGCGCTCGGGGCCGGTGTCGCGAGCGCGTTCGACGGCGATCTCGACGGCCTCTCCTTCCGTCGGTAG
- a CDS encoding proteasome assembly chaperone family protein, with protein sequence MAHIAVHRDDLELESPTLVEGLPGVGLVGKIAADHLVETFEMTEYASIHCDGLPEIAVYRQGDQQLKPPVRLYADAERELLVLQSDAPVSPSTADEFATCLTGWLADNDVTPIYLSGMPAKREGTASMYGVGTGDGKALLSGADIGAPTIDGAVTGPTGALLHVAQRQGLDSVGLVVEADKQFPDPAAARVVLQDGVQPLAGIDIDTEVLVEHAEEISEAKADLAAQMQQANDESTSAKPLGMFQ encoded by the coding sequence ATGGCTCACATTGCAGTCCACCGTGACGACCTCGAGCTGGAATCGCCGACGCTCGTCGAGGGGCTTCCGGGGGTCGGGCTGGTCGGCAAGATCGCGGCCGATCACCTGGTCGAGACCTTCGAGATGACCGAGTACGCCTCGATCCACTGCGACGGGCTTCCGGAGATCGCCGTCTACCGACAGGGCGACCAGCAGCTCAAGCCGCCGGTCAGGCTCTACGCCGACGCGGAGCGGGAGCTGCTCGTCCTCCAGAGCGACGCGCCGGTCTCGCCAAGCACCGCCGACGAGTTCGCTACCTGCCTGACGGGCTGGCTGGCCGACAACGACGTGACGCCGATCTACCTCAGCGGGATGCCGGCCAAACGCGAGGGGACGGCGTCGATGTACGGTGTCGGGACCGGCGACGGGAAGGCGCTGCTCTCTGGGGCCGACATCGGCGCGCCGACGATCGACGGCGCGGTCACGGGGCCGACCGGTGCCCTGCTCCACGTCGCACAGCGCCAGGGCCTCGACAGCGTCGGGCTCGTCGTCGAGGCAGACAAGCAGTTCCCCGATCCGGCGGCGGCCCGCGTCGTCCTGCAGGACGGCGTCCAGCCCCTCGCGGGCATCGACATCGACACCGAGGTCCTGGTCGAGCACGCCGAGGAGATCAGCGAGGCGAAGGCGGACTTGGCTGCGCAGATGCAGCAGGCGAACGACGAGTCCACGAGCGCGAAGCCGCTCGGGATGTTCCAGTGA